A window of Gemmatimonadaceae bacterium genomic DNA:
GCGAGATTGGGCCGGCCGTCGGCGGCGGGCGTGGAGGAACTTCCGGAATCCTGGGCGGTCGTCAGGGCAATGGCCATGTCTGTGGGACCGAGGAGGTCCGGCGGCGGGGTGCCCCACATTGGGGCATATCCGGACTCTCTCAATTTACATCCCGGCCCCGCATAAAGCGACCGTGGCGCCCGGCCCGGACGCCGCGCCGGTGGCGCAACACCATGCGGCGGGCGCACATGGCGCCGCCGGTATTTCGCGGTGTTTACGCGCATTACATTCCGCCCATGCGTCGCATCCTGTGGGCGCTCGCCGTGTTGGCGAGTCCTTCCGTCCTGTTGGGCCAACAGCAGCGGACGCGGGCCGATTCCGTGGCCCGCGCCGATTCGCTCAAGGCCGTCGCGCAGAGCCTCGGCGCCGTCAACATCGTGGCGGCGCCGGTGGACCGCAGCCAGCCGGCGTCGGTGACGCACATCCCGGCGTCGGTGATCAACGCCACGCCGTCCAACAGCACGTGGGATCTGCTCCGGCAGACGGCGGGGGTGGAGGTGCATCAGCAGGGGCAGGGGCCGGGCTTCGCGTCCGACGCGTCGCTGCGCGGGTTCAGCTCCGACCATTCCACCGACCTCGCGCTGTGGATCGACGGGGTGCCGGTGAACGAGCCGGTGAACGGACACTCCGAAGGCTACAACGACTTCAGCGAGCTGTTCACCGACGCGGTGCGCAGCATCGACGTGATCCGCGGGCCGACGAGCCCGCTGTTCGGCAACTTCGCGATGGCGGGCGTGGTGAACGTGCGCACCATCGATCGCATGGCGGGCACCGAGGTGAAGGCGTCGGCGGGTTCGTTCGGGAGCGCCGACGCGACCGTGATGACGGGGTTCGACCATGGCGCGCGCGGCGGTGGGGTGTTCGGCGTGCACTACGAACATGACGACGGCTTCCGGCCCAACGCCGGATACGACCTGGTGCAGGGGCACGGCCGAGTGGTGCACGAGCTGGGGCATGGATACTCGATCGACTTCGGCACCGAGCTGTACGGCACCGACTGGAACTCGGCGGGATTTCTGAGCGGCGAGGAATTCGCGCGCCACCAGTACGACATCGTGTCCAACCCGTCGGACGGCGGGTACAAGCGCCGCGCGCAGGAGCGGGTGAGCCTGCGGCTCATCACCGGGCCCATGTTCTGGCGCACTACGGTGTACGCCACCGAGGGCCGGTGGCAGCTGTTCCTGACCATTCCGCCGGCGGGCGGCAAGTTCGAGGGCAGCGGCAGCCAGACGGAAGAGGAGGATTCTCGCTACGGCACCGGACTCACCAGCGCGCTCACCTGGCAGTTGCCCCGGGGCGAGCTGACGATCGGCACTGAGGGCCGGTGGGATCACGCGCGCTACGAGAACTACTTCACCACCAACCGCACCCGCGATTCGGTGAACGCGCTGGCCACGGCGCGGCAGCTGTCGGGGGCGGTGTTCCTGCAGTCGTACGTGGATCTCACCGACCGGTTGCGATTGGACGTGGGCGGCCGTGCCGACGTGCTGGACACCCGATCGCTCCAGGACCTGTTCGGCGAGTTCCGCGGGAGCACCGGCGTGTTCTCGCCCAAGGCGGGCGCGACGTACCGCCTGATGGATGCGCTCTCGGCGTACGCCGACGTCTCGCGGGGATTCCGCTCCACGGACGGCGTGATGATGGATCCCGGCCTGCCGGTGGTCACGGCGTGGGACTACGAGGGCGGATTGAAGTTCGACCGCAGCGGCGTGTACGGCGCGGCGACGCTGTTCCGCATGGACGTGAGCAACGAGCAGACGATCAATCCGCTGAGCGGGGTGGCGAACAACGGCGGATCGAGCGTGCGGCAGGGGCTGGAGTTGGAATGGGCGGTGCCGGTGCGCCCCACGGTGCAGGTGACGGGGGACTGGACGTTCAACGACGCGCGCTACACGCACCTCACGATCGTGTCGGAGGACGACGGGAGCGTGTCCACCGTGGACGGGTTGCGCGTGTACAACACGGCCCGGTACATCGGCACGTCCGCCGTGCGGTTCTCGCCCGCCGGCCGGCAATGGAGCCTGCGCCTGAGCGG
This region includes:
- a CDS encoding TonB-dependent receptor, encoding MRRILWALAVLASPSVLLGQQQRTRADSVARADSLKAVAQSLGAVNIVAAPVDRSQPASVTHIPASVINATPSNSTWDLLRQTAGVEVHQQGQGPGFASDASLRGFSSDHSTDLALWIDGVPVNEPVNGHSEGYNDFSELFTDAVRSIDVIRGPTSPLFGNFAMAGVVNVRTIDRMAGTEVKASAGSFGSADATVMTGFDHGARGGGVFGVHYEHDDGFRPNAGYDLVQGHGRVVHELGHGYSIDFGTELYGTDWNSAGFLSGEEFARHQYDIVSNPSDGGYKRRAQERVSLRLITGPMFWRTTVYATEGRWQLFLTIPPAGGKFEGSGSQTEEEDSRYGTGLTSALTWQLPRGELTIGTEGRWDHARYENYFTTNRTRDSVNALATARQLSGAVFLQSYVDLTDRLRLDVGGRADVLDTRSLQDLFGEFRGSTGVFSPKAGATYRLMDALSAYADVSRGFRSTDGVMMDPGLPVVTAWDYEGGLKFDRSGVYGAATLFRMDVSNEQTINPLSGVANNGGSSVRQGLELEWAVPVRPTVQVTGDWTFNDARYTHLTIVSEDDGSVSTVDGLRVYNTARYIGTSAVRFSPAGRQWSLRLSGNWVGPYSPFDEPGVVLGAYGLMHASFSVRLGGADVDLGVRNLLDRPYPELVAGGLVSPGQPRAVFAQVRRTF